The Coffea arabica cultivar ET-39 chromosome 8e, Coffea Arabica ET-39 HiFi, whole genome shotgun sequence genome window below encodes:
- the LOC113702688 gene encoding UV-B-induced protein At3g17800, chloroplastic — translation MQISGVFTDVSVVLPTSGGYNSKHLHPFSDSHKSSLSLSIPKGCPSYSFRALGVGSDQRKGSFAVRASESFSGDLVPIAPVQLESPVGQFLAQILQNHPHLLPAAIDQQLENLQSERDAENEKNPPSSQDLLLYKRIAEVKDKERRKAVEDIIYCLVVHKFVDNKISMIPKITSTSDPAGRVDFWPNQEQKLESVHSPEAFEMILSHLSLVLGERVVGPLDTIVQISKIKLGKLYAASIMYGYFLRRVDERYQLERSMNTLPEKPNKGQPFFRGPTPGKQLWAPESLIQIPPDDADDGEPMDLGGDGKSYRLRSYVMYLDAETLQRYATIRSNEAVSLIEKQTQALFGRPDIRIAEDGSLDASRDDVTSLTFSGLTMLVLEAVAFGSFLWDAEGYAESKYHFFKI, via the exons ATGCAAATCTCCGGCGTATTTACCGACGTATCGGTGGTTCTTCCGACCAGCGGTGGCTACAATTCCAAGCATCTCCACCCGTTCTCCGACTCACATAAGTCTTCACTGTCCCTTAGTATACccaaa GGCTGTCCTTCATATTCTTTTCGGGCGCTAGGAGTTGGGTCAGACCAAAGAAAAGGAAGCTTTGCTGTAAGGGCATCTGAAAGTTTTTCTGGTGATTTGGTTCCAATTGCTCCTGTACAACTTGAGTCCCCAGTTGGTCAGTTTTTGGCCCAAATATTACAAAACCACCCACATCTACTCCCTGCAGCTATTGATCAACAACTTGAAAATCTACAGAGCGAGAGAGATGCAGAAAACGAGAAAAATCCACCATCATCCCAAGATCTCCTCCTATATAA GAGAATAGCTGAAGTAAAGGATAAAGAAAGGCGGAAGGCTGTGGAGGACATAATCTACTGCCTGGTTGTTCACAAATTTGTAGACAATAAAATTTCCATGATACCAAAAATAACTTCTACTTCTGATCCTGCTGGAAGGGTGGACTTTTGGCCAAACCAAGAACAGAAGCTGGAATCTGTGCACTCTCCTGAAGCATTTGAAATGATACTTAGTCACCTATCTCTTGTATTAGGAGAGAGGGTAGTAGGTCCCTTAGACACAATTGTGCAGATTAGCAAAATTAAACTTGGAAAGCTTTATGCTGCTTCTATCATGTATggttattttctcagaagagtTGATGAGAGGTATCAACTTGAGAGATCAATGAACACCCTCCCTGAAAAGCCAAACAAGGGCCAGCCGTTTTTCCGAGGGCCAACACCGGGAAAGCAACTATGGGCCCCAGAGTCATTGATACAGATCCCTCCTGATGATGCTGATGATGGTGAACCAATGGATTTAGGTGGTGATGGTAAATCATATAGGTTGAGATCCTATGTGATGTATTTGGATGCAGAAACACTTCAGAGATATGCAACTATTAGGTCCAACGAAGCAGTTTCTTTAATTGAAAAGCAAACACAGGCATTATTTGGAAGGCCCGATATTAGGATTGCTGAAGATGGTTCCCTTGATGCATCCAGGGATGACGTTACCTCGTTGACATTCTCTGGATTGACAATGCTGGTACTGGAGGCAGTTGCATTCGGGTCATTTTTATGGGATGCTGAAGGCTATGCTGAATCTAAGTACCATTTCTTTAAGATATAA